One window from the genome of Leptolyngbyaceae cyanobacterium encodes:
- the ctpC gene encoding carboxyl-terminal processing protease CtpC, translating to MMDKTKRWLVLGATAVVLTPVAATALNFYMPNTPIIAQAFFRDSPKELVDEVWQIVDKNYVDGTFNRVDWQAIRKDYLNRNYTTKEEAYKAIREMLKPLDDPYTRFMDPKEFQSMQIDTSGELTGVGIQLAQDEETKKLVVISPIEGTPAAKAGVLAKDIITKIDGKSTNGMNVNDAVNLIRGTVGTEVTLTVQRSNQEKVFRLKRERIEIHPVRYTYRPDISGGVGYIRLNQFSANAAPEMRAAIQALEKQKVAGYILDLRSNPGGLLYSSIDIARMWLKEGSIVSTVNRQGVSDREKANNRQITDKPLVVLVDGGSASASEILSGALQDNQRAVLVGTKTFGKGLVQSVRGLGDGSGLAVTIAKYFTPSGRDINHAGIAPDVTVELSDAQRQELSRNRDEIGTKQDPQYAKAIEVLQQQIAKRNGNGRATSANR from the coding sequence ATGATGGATAAAACAAAACGTTGGCTCGTGCTTGGGGCAACAGCTGTAGTGCTAACTCCCGTCGCCGCAACTGCCCTGAATTTTTATATGCCAAACACTCCCATAATTGCTCAGGCTTTCTTTAGAGATAGCCCGAAGGAGTTAGTGGATGAAGTATGGCAGATAGTTGATAAAAACTACGTTGATGGTACTTTTAACCGGGTAGATTGGCAGGCAATTCGCAAGGACTATCTGAACCGGAATTACACCACGAAGGAAGAAGCATACAAAGCAATCCGGGAGATGCTCAAGCCACTGGATGACCCTTACACCCGGTTTATGGACCCGAAAGAGTTTCAGAGTATGCAAATCGATACTTCTGGAGAACTAACGGGTGTTGGTATCCAATTGGCTCAGGATGAGGAAACTAAAAAACTGGTGGTGATTTCGCCAATTGAGGGTACGCCAGCTGCTAAGGCTGGAGTGCTAGCGAAGGATATCATTACCAAAATTGACGGGAAATCGACCAATGGCATGAATGTCAACGATGCCGTTAACCTGATCCGAGGCACTGTTGGTACGGAAGTAACTCTGACTGTTCAGCGGAGTAATCAAGAAAAGGTTTTCCGCCTCAAACGGGAAAGGATCGAAATCCATCCCGTCCGCTACACTTATCGTCCAGATATTTCTGGCGGTGTTGGCTATATTCGCTTGAATCAATTTAGCGCCAATGCAGCCCCGGAAATGCGGGCGGCTATTCAGGCTTTAGAAAAGCAAAAGGTAGCTGGTTACATTTTGGATTTGCGTTCTAATCCTGGTGGACTGCTTTATTCGAGCATTGATATTGCCCGGATGTGGTTGAAAGAAGGGTCGATCGTCTCTACTGTAAACCGCCAAGGGGTATCCGATCGCGAAAAAGCCAATAATCGCCAAATTACTGATAAACCATTAGTGGTGTTGGTAGATGGTGGTTCGGCCAGCGCTAGTGAAATTCTATCGGGAGCGCTCCAAGACAATCAACGCGCCGTGCTAGTCGGTACGAAAACCTTTGGAAAAGGCTTAGTGCAGTCGGTGCGGGGATTGGGTGATGGTTCGGGTTTGGCAGTGACGATCGCTAAATATTTTACTCCCAGCGGTCGGGATATCAACCACGCCGGCATTGCTCCCGATGTGACGGTGGAACTCTCTGATGCCCAAAGACAAGAGTTAAGCCGCAATCGCGATGAAATCGGCACTAAACAAGACCCTCAATATGCGAAGGCTATAGAAGTGTTGCAGCAACAAATTGCCAAACGCAATGGCAATGGTAGAGCGACTTCTGCTAATCGCTAG
- the ispG gene encoding (E)-4-hydroxy-3-methylbut-2-enyl-diphosphate synthase, with protein MQTLPNPTTSRQPEFDTTIKRRKTRPVKVGNVTIGGGYPVVVQSMINEDTLDVEGSVAAIRRLHEIGCEIVRVTVPSLGHAKAVGEIKQKLLQTYQDVPLVADVHHNGMKIALEVAKYVDKVRINPGLYVFEKPKADRSEYSQAEFDEIGEKIRETLEPLVVSLRDQGKAMRIGVNHGSLAERMLFTYGDTPEGMVESALEFIRICESLDFRNIVISMKASRAPVMIAAYRLMAKRMDENGMDYPLHLGVTEAGDGEYGRIKSTAGIAPLLADGIGDTIRVSLTEAPEKEIPVCYSILQALGLRKTMVEYVACPSCGRTLFNLEEVLHRVREATKHLTGLDIAVMGCIVNGPGEMADADYGYVGKQPGYISLYRGRDEIKKVPEAQGVEELINLIKADGRWIDP; from the coding sequence ATGCAAACTCTGCCAAACCCAACCACCTCCCGTCAACCGGAATTCGACACCACCATCAAGCGGCGCAAAACTCGTCCCGTCAAAGTAGGAAACGTCACCATCGGCGGCGGTTACCCCGTAGTGGTACAGTCGATGATCAACGAAGACACCCTAGACGTAGAAGGATCGGTAGCTGCGATTCGTCGCTTGCACGAGATTGGCTGCGAAATAGTGCGCGTTACCGTACCTAGTCTCGGTCATGCCAAAGCAGTAGGGGAAATCAAGCAAAAACTCCTTCAAACTTACCAAGACGTACCCCTAGTTGCCGACGTACATCACAACGGTATGAAAATCGCCTTGGAAGTTGCCAAATACGTAGATAAAGTACGGATTAATCCAGGATTATACGTATTTGAAAAACCGAAAGCCGATCGCAGCGAGTATAGCCAAGCCGAATTTGACGAAATCGGGGAAAAAATCCGAGAAACCTTAGAACCACTGGTAGTTTCTTTGCGCGATCAAGGCAAAGCTATGCGAATCGGTGTCAATCACGGTTCATTAGCCGAACGGATGCTGTTTACTTACGGCGACACCCCAGAAGGGATGGTAGAGTCTGCCTTGGAATTCATTCGGATTTGCGAATCTCTCGACTTCCGCAACATAGTGATTTCCATGAAAGCTTCCCGCGCCCCCGTGATGATAGCTGCTTATCGTCTGATGGCAAAGCGGATGGATGAAAATGGGATGGACTATCCCCTGCACTTGGGAGTAACAGAAGCGGGCGACGGGGAATACGGAAGGATTAAGTCTACGGCTGGGATTGCGCCTCTCTTAGCGGATGGGATTGGCGATACGATACGGGTTTCCCTGACTGAAGCTCCTGAAAAAGAGATTCCGGTTTGTTATAGTATTCTGCAAGCTCTGGGATTGCGGAAAACAATGGTGGAATACGTCGCCTGTCCCTCATGCGGTCGTACATTGTTTAACCTAGAAGAAGTCCTGCATCGGGTACGGGAAGCAACCAAACATCTCACCGGGTTAGACATAGCAGTAATGGGCTGCATTGTCAACGGCCCTGGAGAAATGGCCGATGCCGACTACGGTTATGTTGGCAAACAGCCCGGTTATATTTCCCTGTATCGAGGCAGAGACGAAATCAAAAAAGTTCCCGAAGCTCAAGGTGTGGAGGAGTTAATAAACTTAATCAAAGCAGACGGTCGCTGGATCGATCCTTAA
- a CDS encoding COP23 domain-containing protein, producing the protein MKTLSCVQISGAIAFSITTAFSQPTVAQNTTFLCGTSNGVPATIVRTPEKEVPMILWNSPNIALSGSTPQKLCQEVSSRLQTHYKNDTLKYITTQFKSGQVVVCVAEKENEPCSGEPLFTLNTSGATPGDTLQRIFRIRVASAAPISETQDRLYISLDRYLNGEYPSLTPVGRRTPPSQPINSRDR; encoded by the coding sequence ATGAAAACTCTGTCTTGCGTGCAAATATCAGGTGCGATCGCATTTAGCATTACTACAGCCTTCAGTCAGCCAACTGTAGCACAAAACACCACTTTCCTCTGCGGCACGAGTAATGGTGTACCCGCTACCATTGTTCGGACGCCAGAAAAAGAAGTGCCGATGATTCTCTGGAATTCTCCTAATATCGCCCTCTCTGGCAGTACTCCTCAGAAGTTGTGTCAGGAAGTAAGCAGCAGATTGCAAACTCACTACAAAAACGACACTCTAAAATATATCACTACTCAGTTTAAAAGCGGTCAAGTCGTTGTTTGCGTTGCCGAAAAAGAGAATGAACCTTGTAGTGGTGAACCTTTATTTACTTTGAATACCAGTGGCGCTACTCCCGGAGATACTTTGCAAAGAATATTCCGCATCCGGGTGGCTTCTGCTGCACCTATTAGCGAAACTCAAGACCGTCTTTATATCAGTTTAGATCGATATCTCAATGGAGAATATCCCAGTTTAACGCCTGTTGGCAGACGTACTCCTCCTTCGCAACCAATTAATTCTCGCGATCGGTAA
- a CDS encoding trypsin-like peptidase domain-containing protein, with protein MFKIFSYGLSAALMGAAIVVVQPQITVPQTLDEQAIASLAREATVFINGQNPGSGVIISRKGNTYYVLTAQHVVNSPDEYEIVTSDGTKHSLDYSTVKKLPGVDLALVQFTSDKHRRIAPLGDSDVANEGKTVYISGWPHPGRAIAQRIFQLTSGKISGRPLEPLDKGYGLVYTNTTRVGMSGGPVWDAQGRVIGIHGQAEGEQIVNQDGNTISVKDGFNLGVPINSFLKLASQNGINLLYLRDNFSLANTLSTDKRCSEKVAGNVTFSPDNQVMAIPLQSGEISLCARTTGKELRTIKAHSLVRGIRSLLFSPDGKSLVSIGEEEGNRSIANIKIWNVNTGELLHTFTINNQVSTYLPTFSPDGKTLATGHDKIIRIWNLNTAKLLHELDNDEGVWGMTISPDSQILASGNLGGTIKIWNLGTGKLLRTIKGHSTPVIELNFSPFGQILASGSASSKQIYNLQNSPRGNVDDASIKIWNWQTGELLHTLKENSASIGSLAIEPNGQILASSSNNEIEIWSLDTGQLLRTLDAGKPVEVAFSADGQMLFSHNFVVDETQIWQLSKP; from the coding sequence ATGTTTAAAATTTTTTCCTATGGATTATCAGCAGCGTTGATGGGTGCAGCAATTGTGGTGGTGCAACCGCAAATTACCGTACCGCAAACTTTGGACGAACAAGCGATCGCATCTCTGGCTAGAGAAGCAACTGTCTTCATTAACGGTCAAAATCCCGGTTCTGGGGTAATTATTTCCCGAAAAGGCAATACTTACTACGTGCTTACTGCACAGCACGTTGTTAACAGCCCAGATGAATATGAAATCGTCACCTCCGATGGCACTAAACATTCACTGGACTACAGCACCGTCAAAAAATTGCCTGGAGTAGACTTAGCGCTGGTGCAGTTTACCAGTGACAAACACCGTCGAATTGCGCCACTGGGAGATTCTGATGTGGCAAATGAAGGAAAAACAGTTTATATTTCCGGTTGGCCCCATCCCGGACGCGCGATCGCTCAACGTATATTTCAGCTTACATCGGGGAAGATATCTGGACGACCGTTAGAGCCGTTAGACAAAGGTTATGGCTTAGTTTATACCAATACTACCCGTGTCGGGATGAGTGGAGGCCCAGTGTGGGATGCTCAAGGACGGGTAATCGGTATTCACGGACAAGCAGAGGGGGAACAAATTGTTAATCAAGACGGAAATACAATTTCTGTTAAAGATGGATTTAATCTGGGTGTTCCTATTAATAGCTTTTTGAAACTCGCCTCCCAAAATGGCATCAATTTACTGTATTTACGAGATAACTTTTCTCTAGCCAACACTCTTTCGACTGACAAACGTTGCTCGGAAAAAGTAGCTGGTAATGTCACCTTTAGTCCCGATAATCAGGTGATGGCTATCCCTCTTCAAAGTGGCGAAATAAGTTTGTGCGCTCGAACTACCGGTAAAGAACTGCGAACTATAAAAGCGCATTCTCTGGTTCGTGGTATTCGCTCTCTCTTGTTCAGCCCGGATGGTAAAAGTTTAGTAAGTATCGGTGAGGAAGAGGGAAACAGAAGCATCGCTAACATCAAAATTTGGAATGTCAACACCGGAGAATTACTGCATACCTTTACCATCAATAATCAAGTTTCTACCTACTTGCCTACGTTTAGCCCGGATGGTAAGACATTGGCTACTGGACATGACAAAATAATCAGAATTTGGAACCTCAATACTGCCAAATTGTTGCACGAGCTTGATAATGATGAGGGCGTTTGGGGGATGACCATTAGCCCAGATAGTCAGATTCTCGCCAGTGGAAATTTGGGCGGAACTATCAAAATTTGGAATTTAGGTACAGGCAAATTGCTGCGTACCATTAAAGGACATTCAACGCCCGTTATTGAACTGAATTTCAGCCCGTTTGGGCAAATTCTCGCCAGTGGTAGTGCAAGTTCTAAACAAATTTATAATCTCCAAAATTCTCCTAGAGGCAATGTTGACGACGCTAGTATCAAGATTTGGAACTGGCAAACTGGTGAGTTGCTTCATACTTTGAAAGAAAATTCTGCAAGTATTGGTTCCCTTGCCATTGAACCAAATGGACAAATTCTTGCCAGTAGCAGTAATAACGAAATCGAAATTTGGAGTTTAGACACGGGGCAACTACTGCGGACTCTGGATGCTGGTAAACCTGTAGAGGTAGCATTCAGTGCTGATGGTCAAATGCTTTTCAGTCACAATTTTGTGGTTGACGAGACACAAATTTGGCAATTGTCAAAGCCTTAA
- a CDS encoding trypsin-like peptidase domain-containing protein, with product MSQNFFYGLSAALIGAAIVVMQPQIVSTQLNEEAIAAIAKKVTVVINGQNPGSGVLIAKEGNTYYVLTAKHVVATPDEYEIVTSDAQKHNLNYSTVKKLPNVDLAVVQFTSNKNYQTAQLGNAEIIQEGSTIYIAGWPHPGQAITQRIFQITTGKISGRPLDTLEEGYALVYTNTTASGMSGGPIFNERGDVIGIHGRAEGQPIYNADTGNTVAVKSGFNLGIPISTFFNLGSNSGIAWRHFRGHFLLQNFFQTQTESMLRSLTFRPDGKTIIGLNMNFLNAVDIESIFEIWNIGNGKLERSIKLEGLKWSGTSPIIIGSDGQTLAHGRNRENKIEIWNLGNGKLEHTFDLGLNSRDIENLAISPNGQTLVSLQVYIESPEGLKIWNLKTGKLLHTIDHRYCEGFYLLSFSGDGKTLASVNGGTSIKIWDVPTGKLKRTLETSSSGVSCSDERVHPSALNSIAISPDGNTLVSGSKDGILQFWDLGTGKLRSNLQLQNLGQVNNLAISPDSQLLATIHQNFRILIWDVKSGKFLTELSGYPDKFFSVHFSPDGKTLLSRSQDGILRVWQSPPPW from the coding sequence ATGTCGCAAAATTTTTTCTATGGATTATCGGCAGCATTAATAGGTGCAGCAATTGTGGTGATGCAACCGCAAATTGTGTCAACGCAACTCAATGAGGAAGCGATCGCTGCGATCGCCAAAAAGGTTACAGTCGTCATCAACGGTCAAAATCCCGGTTCTGGTGTATTGATTGCCAAAGAAGGTAATACTTACTACGTCCTGACTGCCAAGCACGTCGTAGCTACTCCAGATGAATATGAAATCGTTACCTCGGATGCACAGAAACATAACCTAAACTACAGTACGGTTAAAAAACTTCCCAATGTAGATTTAGCTGTGGTGCAGTTTACGAGTAATAAAAATTACCAAACTGCCCAGTTAGGCAATGCGGAAATCATTCAGGAAGGCTCAACTATTTATATTGCAGGTTGGCCTCACCCCGGACAAGCGATTACTCAACGCATCTTTCAAATCACTACGGGCAAAATTTCCGGGCGTCCTCTGGATACGTTAGAGGAGGGCTACGCGCTGGTTTACACTAACACCACTGCTTCCGGTATGAGCGGAGGGCCGATATTTAATGAGCGAGGTGATGTAATTGGCATTCACGGGCGGGCAGAAGGACAACCAATTTACAATGCCGATACGGGAAATACAGTGGCGGTTAAGTCTGGATTTAACTTAGGAATTCCCATCAGTACTTTTTTTAATCTCGGCTCAAATTCAGGCATTGCTTGGCGACACTTTCGCGGCCACTTCTTACTTCAAAATTTTTTCCAGACGCAAACAGAAAGTATGTTGAGATCTCTTACCTTCAGACCGGATGGGAAAACTATCATCGGGTTGAATATGAATTTTTTGAATGCGGTCGATATAGAATCCATCTTTGAGATTTGGAATATAGGTAATGGCAAACTAGAGCGTTCTATTAAACTTGAGGGATTAAAATGGTCGGGTACTTCTCCCATCATTATCGGCTCAGATGGTCAAACCTTAGCCCACGGGCGCAATCGTGAAAACAAAATCGAAATTTGGAATCTAGGTAATGGCAAACTAGAGCATACCTTTGATCTTGGTTTAAATAGCAGGGATATAGAGAACTTGGCAATCAGCCCGAATGGACAAACTTTGGTTAGCTTACAGGTATACATCGAATCACCTGAAGGTCTCAAAATTTGGAATCTGAAGACTGGCAAACTACTGCATACCATCGATCATCGCTACTGTGAAGGGTTTTATTTACTCTCCTTTTCTGGAGATGGAAAAACGCTTGCCTCTGTCAATGGTGGTACTAGCATTAAAATTTGGGATGTTCCTACTGGCAAACTAAAACGTACTCTGGAAACTTCTAGTAGCGGAGTTAGTTGCTCTGATGAAAGGGTTCATCCTTCTGCCCTTAATTCGATCGCAATTAGTCCAGATGGAAATACCTTAGTTAGCGGCAGTAAAGATGGCATCCTTCAATTTTGGGATCTCGGTACGGGCAAACTCAGAAGTAATCTACAACTACAAAATCTCGGTCAAGTGAATAACTTAGCAATTAGCCCAGATAGCCAACTTCTTGCTACCATTCATCAAAACTTTCGGATTCTAATTTGGGATGTTAAGTCAGGGAAATTCTTGACTGAACTATCAGGATACCCCGATAAGTTTTTCAGCGTTCACTTTAGTCCGGATGGAAAAACTCTATTGAGTCGAAGTCAAGATGGCATCCTCAGAGTTTGGCAGTCACCACCACCTTGGTAA
- a CDS encoding tetratricopeptide repeat protein — protein MSQNFFYGLSATLMGAAIVVVQPQIAVPQTLDEQASTAKQADQLFEKGINQFNSGEFQAALATYQRVLEIRQTINDKVGVAATLDNIGEVYTSLSNYDKALENLQQAFDIRQQLNDQAGIGETLNNQSYVYRLLGDYPKALALPQQALRIAKQISNRAIEGESLHNIAAVYAAQGDYQKALELYEQALLIRQEVGNKRDEGRTLNNIGGVYYSLGEYEQALKYYQQSLAIRRTLNDKAGVGRLLSNIGLVYRQLGQYSKALEFYQESLVILKQIEDKASVASTVNGIGVIYESLGQYEQALEAYEQSLSIAKEIGNKPNIVNSIDNIGGIYYGLGRYPQALKSYQEALSIRQELNERSGVANSFNNIGGVYYNLGQYLQALEFLQQALAIRKEVGDKAGESLTLDAIGVVYEGLKQHSLALEYYKKGLAIAKQINDKSAEAKILYHIGGIYINLGDLVESENILKQALAIHKELGDRAGEAQTLNSIAALYYGLDKYSEAQELLQQSLAIWRQVGDRAGEAIALSNTAQVLVQQNQPELAIIFYKQSVNITESIRKNLKTLSLEQQKSFTNTVADNYRKLAELLLKQNRVWEAQKVLDLLKIQEVAEYLHNVRGNDLTGQGIDLLNKEEKIAEKYAEAVHLGQELADLRNIPEAERTPEQQQQIAELEKIQQQQRAEFNQFIRSPEIVTLVQDLNRTAVGQNPDLPNLNRLQRNLQQLKQQQEIAVVLYPLILEDRIELVLVTPDAAPVHIPVSVKREELNRVIVEFRQALQDPTSDARIPASKLYNWLVKPIEKVLSNTKAQTILYAPDGILRYIPLAALFDGEKWLTQRFRINNITAASLTDFSSKTTTQRRILAAAFTQGSYNVSVGNRQVTFAGLPYAGREVENLAVTVPTTTKLLDEAFNPATLIPRLNDYNIVHLATHAIFVTGTPEASFILFGNGDRITLRDVETWSLPNVDLVVLSACETGVGGQLGNGEEILGFGYQIQLAGALASISSLWSVSDGGTQALMDGFYTALQGGKLTKAEALRQAQIALITGQYGALGEQRGIAVQARTRNNLSSEVYQRLSHPYYWAPFVLIGNGFGRLGS, from the coding sequence ATGTCGCAGAATTTTTTCTATGGATTATCGGCAACGTTGATGGGTGCAGCGATTGTGGTGGTGCAACCGCAAATTGCCGTGCCGCAAACTTTAGATGAACAAGCGAGTACTGCAAAACAAGCAGACCAACTCTTTGAAAAAGGCATTAACCAATTCAATTCTGGCGAATTCCAAGCCGCACTCGCAACTTATCAAAGAGTCCTAGAAATTCGCCAAACTATAAACGATAAAGTAGGCGTTGCCGCAACTTTGGATAACATTGGTGAAGTTTATACGAGTTTGAGTAACTATGACAAAGCTTTGGAAAATTTACAGCAAGCTTTCGATATTCGCCAGCAATTAAATGACCAGGCTGGAATTGGTGAAACTCTCAATAATCAGAGTTATGTTTATCGTTTATTAGGTGATTATCCAAAAGCTTTGGCATTACCTCAACAAGCGTTACGAATTGCTAAACAAATTAGTAATCGTGCTATTGAAGGAGAATCGTTACACAATATTGCTGCTGTTTATGCTGCTCAAGGCGATTATCAAAAAGCATTAGAATTATATGAACAAGCTTTATTAATTCGTCAGGAAGTTGGAAATAAGCGAGATGAAGGGCGCACGCTGAATAATATCGGTGGTGTTTATTACAGTTTGGGTGAATACGAACAAGCATTAAAATATTATCAGCAATCTTTAGCAATTCGTAGAACTCTTAATGATAAAGCTGGTGTTGGACGATTACTTAGCAATATTGGATTAGTATATCGTCAGTTAGGCCAGTATTCTAAGGCGTTAGAATTTTATCAAGAATCTTTGGTAATTCTTAAACAAATTGAAGATAAAGCTAGTGTTGCTAGCACTGTCAACGGTATCGGTGTTATTTATGAATCACTGGGTCAATACGAACAAGCACTAGAAGCTTATGAACAATCTTTATCAATTGCTAAAGAAATTGGGAATAAGCCAAATATAGTTAACAGTATCGATAATATCGGTGGTATTTATTACGGGTTGGGAAGATATCCACAGGCGTTAAAATCTTATCAGGAAGCTTTGTCAATTCGTCAAGAATTGAACGAGCGGAGTGGTGTGGCAAATTCATTTAATAATATTGGAGGTGTTTATTACAATTTGGGTCAATATCTCCAAGCTTTAGAGTTTTTACAGCAAGCATTGGCAATTCGTAAAGAAGTAGGAGATAAGGCTGGGGAAAGCCTTACTCTTGATGCTATTGGGGTTGTTTACGAAGGTTTGAAACAGCATAGTTTAGCGCTGGAATACTACAAAAAAGGATTAGCGATCGCAAAACAAATTAATGATAAATCTGCTGAGGCTAAAATATTATATCATATTGGTGGCATCTATATAAATTTGGGTGATTTAGTTGAATCAGAAAATATTTTAAAACAAGCATTAGCGATACATAAAGAATTAGGAGATCGAGCGGGAGAAGCTCAAACTCTTAATAGTATAGCCGCCCTTTATTATGGGTTGGATAAATACTCGGAAGCACAGGAACTTTTACAACAATCCTTGGCAATTTGGCGACAAGTGGGCGATCGGGCTGGGGAAGCGATCGCACTCAGCAACACTGCCCAAGTTTTGGTACAACAAAATCAGCCGGAATTAGCAATTATTTTCTATAAACAATCAGTTAATATCACGGAATCCATCCGGAAAAATTTAAAAACATTATCGTTAGAACAACAGAAATCTTTCACCAATACGGTAGCTGATAACTATCGTAAATTAGCTGAATTGTTACTCAAACAAAATCGAGTATGGGAAGCACAAAAAGTTTTAGATTTGCTAAAAATACAAGAAGTTGCTGAGTATTTGCATAATGTGCGAGGAAACGACCTCACAGGACAAGGCATTGATTTATTAAATAAAGAAGAAAAGATTGCAGAGAAGTATGCAGAAGCGGTACATTTAGGTCAAGAACTTGCCGATTTACGCAATATTCCAGAAGCAGAAAGAACACCCGAACAACAACAACAAATTGCTGAACTAGAAAAAATTCAACAGCAACAAAGGGCAGAATTTAATCAATTTATTAGGTCACCAGAAATAGTAACACTTGTGCAGGATTTAAACCGCACTGCTGTAGGACAAAATCCAGATTTACCCAATTTGAATCGATTACAGCGTAACTTGCAACAACTCAAACAACAGCAAGAAATCGCTGTAGTGCTTTATCCTTTAATTTTAGAAGACCGTATTGAATTAGTTTTAGTAACACCTGATGCTGCGCCAGTTCATATCCCAGTATCAGTTAAACGTGAAGAGTTAAACAGAGTTATTGTGGAATTTAGACAAGCTTTACAAGACCCTACATCAGATGCAAGGATACCAGCAAGTAAGCTTTATAATTGGCTGGTTAAACCAATCGAAAAAGTTCTCTCTAATACAAAAGCACAAACTATTCTTTATGCGCCTGATGGAATTTTGCGTTATATTCCTTTAGCTGCATTATTTGATGGAGAAAAATGGTTAACACAGCGATTTCGGATTAACAATATTACTGCTGCTAGCTTAACGGATTTTAGTAGCAAAACTACCACTCAACGCCGTATTTTAGCGGCTGCTTTTACTCAGGGAAGTTATAACGTGAGTGTGGGAAATCGGCAAGTGACGTTTGCTGGATTACCCTATGCAGGACGGGAAGTAGAAAATTTGGCTGTGACGGTTCCTACTACAACTAAATTATTAGATGAAGCGTTCAATCCTGCCACTCTGATTCCTCGTTTGAATGATTATAATATCGTGCATTTAGCAACTCATGCTATATTTGTGACGGGGACACCTGAGGCATCTTTTATATTATTTGGAAATGGCGATCGCATTACCCTGAGAGATGTAGAAACTTGGTCGTTGCCTAATGTAGACTTGGTAGTATTAAGCGCTTGTGAAACTGGTGTTGGCGGACAATTAGGAAATGGGGAAGAAATTTTAGGTTTCGGCTACCAGATCCAATTAGCTGGTGCTTTAGCTTCTATTTCTTCATTATGGTCTGTTTCTGATGGCGGAACGCAAGCGCTAATGGATGGGTTTTATACTGCTTTGCAAGGCGGAAAACTTACTAAGGCGGAAGCATTACGTCAAGCTCAAATAGCTTTAATTACCGGACAGTACGGTGCGCTGGGAGAACAGCGAGGGATTGCAGTACAAGCACGCACTCGCAATAATTTATCATCAGAAGTATATCAACGTCTCAGCCATCCTTATTACTGGGCTCCATTTGTTTTAATTGGTAACGGGTTTGGACGGTTAGGCAGTTAA
- a CDS encoding macro domain-containing protein, with the protein MKNRISVIQGDITKQQVDAIVNTTDPYFSGSSVVDEAIHSAAGSQLREECDRLIGSVRSEVKITSGYNLPARWIIHIVAPLWQKGNNEDRMLAVAECYRNCLALAEEYSIKTIAFPAISRSMLGFPRRTAARIAVGEVKVFLKRNNSVEKVVFVCLEEKYYYHYLNAVNEIIEEG; encoded by the coding sequence ATGAAAAATCGAATATCAGTTATTCAAGGTGATATTACTAAACAACAGGTGGATGCGATCGTCAACACTACCGATCCGTACTTTTCCGGTAGTAGTGTTGTAGATGAGGCGATTCATAGTGCAGCAGGTTCTCAGCTGCGAGAAGAATGCGATCGACTAATTGGTTCTGTTAGGAGTGAAGTTAAAATTACCAGTGGCTATAACCTCCCTGCACGGTGGATCATTCATATAGTTGCTCCCCTGTGGCAAAAGGGTAATAATGAGGATCGGATGTTGGCTGTGGCTGAATGCTATCGAAATTGCTTGGCGTTGGCTGAAGAATATTCTATAAAAACGATCGCTTTTCCAGCCATTAGCAGAAGTATGTTAGGTTTTCCCAGAAGAACGGCGGCTAGAATTGCGGTTGGTGAAGTGAAAGTTTTTCTTAAGAGGAATAATTCTGTTGAGAAGGTAGTTTTTGTTTGTTTGGAGGAGAAATATTATTATCACTATTTGAATGCGGTTAATGAAATAATTGAAGAAGGCTAA